A section of the Prochlorococcus marinus XMU1402 genome encodes:
- a CDS encoding Calvin cycle protein CP12, producing MKSIDEHIQKDQSEIESAKAEGNLPKVRHLTEELKDLEEYKDHHPDDKHDPNALELFCDANPDEPECLVYDD from the coding sequence ATGAAATCCATTGACGAACACATCCAAAAAGATCAATCGGAAATCGAATCTGCAAAAGCAGAGGGCAACCTTCCAAAGGTCAGACATTTAACTGAAGAGCTAAAAGATCTTGAAGAATATAAGGATCATCATCCAGATGACAAACATGACCCTAATGCTTTGGAACTATTTTGCGATGCCAACCCGGATGAACCAGAATGTCTTGTTTACGATGATTAG
- a CDS encoding aspartoacylase — protein MTVQRILIVSGTHGNEINPVWAVKQFNRKENSLNNGIEYEYIIGNPAAYEKGCRYIDVDLNRSFKESENFDQNKNSFYETNRANFLVDEFGIDGSKPCQIAIDLHTTTANMGTSIVIYGRRSKDFCLAALLQNKFGLPIYLHEKDKAQKGFLVEAWPCGLVIEIGAVAQNFYDPKIIDRFSLIISSLREEIDKLKNNLLELPKELVVHVHQGSIDYPRDEKGDINGLIHPERINQDWKMIKKGDPLFLDKQGIIHKYDGDQLIWPVFIGEVAYKEKKIAMSYTKKEVICSKKQWVQDFESL, from the coding sequence ATGACTGTTCAAAGAATACTTATCGTTTCAGGTACTCATGGGAATGAAATTAATCCTGTGTGGGCTGTTAAACAATTTAATAGAAAGGAAAATAGTTTAAATAATGGTATTGAGTATGAGTACATCATAGGTAATCCTGCTGCATATGAAAAAGGTTGCAGATATATAGATGTAGATTTAAATAGATCTTTTAAAGAAAGTGAGAATTTTGATCAAAACAAGAATAGCTTTTATGAAACTAATAGAGCCAATTTTTTAGTAGATGAATTTGGAATTGACGGATCTAAACCCTGTCAAATTGCAATCGATTTGCACACTACTACTGCAAATATGGGAACAAGCATTGTTATATATGGGAGGAGATCCAAAGATTTTTGTTTAGCTGCATTACTGCAGAACAAATTTGGATTGCCTATTTATTTGCATGAAAAAGATAAAGCCCAAAAAGGCTTTCTTGTAGAAGCTTGGCCATGTGGTTTAGTTATTGAAATAGGAGCTGTCGCGCAAAATTTTTACGATCCAAAAATCATAGATAGATTTTCTCTTATAATTAGCTCCTTAAGAGAAGAGATAGATAAATTAAAAAACAATCTTTTAGAACTTCCAAAGGAATTAGTTGTTCATGTTCATCAAGGGAGTATAGATTATCCAAGAGATGAAAAAGGAGATATTAATGGCCTAATTCATCCTGAGAGAATAAACCAAGATTGGAAAATGATTAAAAAAGGAGATCCATTATTTCTGGATAAACAAGGAATAATTCACAAATATGACGGAGATCAACTGATTTGGCCTGTTTTTATTGGAGAAGTGGCTTATAAGGAAAAAAAGATTGCCATGAGCTACACAAAAAAAGAAGTGATTTGTTCCAAAAAACAATGGGTTCAAGATTTTGAAAGTCTTTAA
- a CDS encoding glutathione S-transferase family protein — protein sequence MQNKYLIKASRKFWFWFWTRLMNGFAPSDLHGNYKRPKGITINSEYDINNENGQIYLLVGHSCPWCQRTLLVYEIKDLSKKVKVIFLKADVEHGEWIFNTKIKGCKRLSDLYKKANKKTIFRATLPLLISFVKDEVNILSNESSQIIRLLNSIKSESKYHALSIKDGDQKFLDLINNSINDGVYKCGFARNQSAYDKASKNLFAAINEIENLLQKNKGDWIFGEELTYADIYLFPTLIRWELIYSKLFKCTEQELSSFEKIIEWRLKFFKLSNVKRTCFDNEWKKDYYKALFPLNPNQLIPVLPSLEEIMRLESEKI from the coding sequence ATGCAAAATAAATACCTTATAAAGGCCTCCAGAAAATTCTGGTTTTGGTTTTGGACCCGATTAATGAATGGCTTCGCGCCATCAGATTTACATGGTAATTATAAAAGGCCTAAAGGTATAACCATTAATAGTGAATACGATATTAATAATGAGAATGGACAAATTTATTTATTAGTAGGTCATTCTTGTCCATGGTGTCAAAGAACTTTACTCGTATACGAAATAAAAGATTTATCTAAAAAAGTTAAAGTAATTTTTTTAAAGGCAGATGTTGAGCATGGCGAATGGATTTTCAATACAAAGATTAAGGGATGTAAGAGACTTTCAGACCTTTACAAAAAAGCTAATAAAAAGACTATTTTTAGAGCGACATTACCTCTTTTAATAAGCTTTGTAAAAGATGAAGTAAATATTCTGTCTAATGAAAGTTCACAGATTATAAGACTACTCAATTCAATAAAAAGTGAATCGAAATATCACGCATTAAGTATTAAAGATGGTGATCAAAAATTTTTAGATTTAATTAATAACAGCATTAATGATGGCGTATATAAATGTGGTTTCGCCAGAAACCAGTCAGCTTACGATAAAGCAAGTAAAAATCTTTTCGCAGCTATAAATGAAATTGAAAATTTACTACAGAAAAATAAAGGGGACTGGATATTTGGAGAAGAGTTAACCTACGCAGATATTTACCTTTTTCCAACGCTTATAAGATGGGAATTGATATATAGCAAACTTTTCAAATGTACTGAACAAGAACTATCAAGTTTTGAAAAGATTATTGAATGGAGATTAAAATTCTTTAAATTATCTAACGTAAAAAGGACATGCTTCGACAATGAATGGAAAAAAGATTACTACAAAGCTTTATTCCCTCTAAACCCAAATCAACTAATCCCAGTTTTACCATCGCTGGAGGAAATAATGAGACTAGAGTCCGAAAAAATATAA
- the obgE gene encoding GTPase ObgE, which produces MQFIDQANIILKAGKGGNGIVSFRREKFVPAGGPSGGNGGRGGSIILMADNNLQTLLDFKFKHEIIAEDGCKGGPNKRSGASGEDTILKVPCGTEIRDVKTGIILGDLTKDKQSLTIAIGGRGGHGNAYYLSNQNRAPESCTEGKDGEIWEVQLELKLLAEVGIIGLPNAGKSTLISVLSSARPKIANYPFTTLIPNLGVVRKIDGNGCLFADIPGLISGAADGVGLGHDFLRHIQRTKILVQLIDSIAENPLHDFEIIEQELKKYGKGLLDKERIIVLNKMELIDDDYLKIITKKLEDLSKKKVLVISSSLKKGLSSLLSEVWKRI; this is translated from the coding sequence GTGCAATTTATTGATCAAGCAAACATTATTCTTAAAGCTGGAAAAGGTGGAAATGGAATAGTTTCATTTAGAAGAGAAAAATTCGTTCCTGCTGGGGGACCGTCGGGGGGAAATGGTGGCAGAGGAGGTTCAATAATTTTGATGGCTGATAATAATCTTCAAACATTATTAGATTTCAAATTCAAACATGAAATAATTGCTGAAGATGGATGCAAAGGAGGTCCTAATAAGAGATCAGGTGCTTCAGGTGAAGATACAATCCTTAAAGTTCCCTGTGGTACAGAAATAAGGGATGTTAAAACTGGCATTATTCTGGGAGACTTAACTAAAGACAAACAGAGTTTAACTATTGCTATAGGAGGAAGAGGTGGACATGGTAATGCTTACTATTTAAGTAATCAAAATAGAGCCCCAGAATCATGCACTGAAGGTAAAGATGGTGAGATATGGGAGGTTCAATTAGAATTAAAACTTCTTGCAGAAGTTGGTATTATAGGTCTCCCAAATGCTGGTAAAAGTACTTTGATTTCAGTTTTATCATCTGCCCGTCCAAAAATTGCAAATTACCCTTTCACAACTTTAATACCTAACTTAGGTGTAGTAAGAAAAATTGATGGAAATGGTTGTCTTTTTGCGGATATTCCTGGATTAATATCAGGTGCAGCTGATGGAGTAGGTTTAGGACATGATTTTTTAAGGCATATCCAAAGAACGAAAATACTCGTACAATTAATTGATTCAATTGCAGAAAATCCTTTACATGATTTTGAGATAATTGAGCAGGAATTAAAAAAATATGGGAAAGGTCTTCTTGATAAAGAAAGGATAATAGTATTGAATAAAATGGAGCTGATAGATGATGATTATTTGAAAATAATTACAAAAAAGTTAGAAGATTTATCTAAAAAGAAAGTTTTAGTTATTTCTTCATCTTTAAAAAAAGGTTTATCTTCACTGCTTTCTGAAGTATGGAAAAGGATTTAA